From the Lepidochelys kempii isolate rLepKem1 chromosome 2, rLepKem1.hap2, whole genome shotgun sequence genome, one window contains:
- the LOC140907845 gene encoding uncharacterized protein: MLTGVTMKDPAKRVAQKPHTCLECGKSFSKKGNLKRHQRIHTAEELYPCSECGRRFTTRGHLTTHQSIHTGERPFQCDECGRCFRLEICLAAHRKTHTKGGPYICVHCGKSLSTRIYFSIHMRTHKEKRPYACTECGKSFVKKGTLTAHKEIHKRDKPFKCSDCSRCFGQSATLVAHQKIHLRGGPFICTECGKSLSTKRYFNVHQRNHAKQRLQEATGHVNGMPLRVIQIKEEPDVAFKQEDSFSLGKNVTVPGAHSEDGPQEGTDCGTQSSPKILVGTPWGIQTKEEPDTYPEHERDNITVVHQNSYIKEEPQTNPDYDNQFNPKMPLFPPWGIQATKEAGVDNEHQRDVTMIGNLAARQKPRIKEEPQESADHGSNFSQKTSLGIIQRIQIKEGAGVDGEHGESCSPKKKHRKRQRTSKEGTPGACTESRANTKCKKNPLTKNSPKAERIFPCPECGKNFNQKSNLTRHRKIHTSEGPYKCNECGESFRMNRKLIRHQRIHMSEPFKCTECGKSFTQRSNLVRHQRIHTREEPYKCPECEKTFNQKANLFRHQTIHIRMGPCKCTKCGKCFTQKKNLIRHQTLHSRGGAYKCTVCGKRYRLKKYLRRHQKIHMREGPTGRAKRGEKLGAPGSVSNHPQMHPERKALPAVKSEESLTCEGNL; the protein is encoded by the coding sequence ATGCTGACGGGTGTCACCATGAAAGACCCTGCAAAGCGCGTGGCCCAGAAGCCGCATACGTGCCTGGAGTGCGGGAAATCCTTCAGCAAGAAGGGAAATCTGAAGAGAcaccagaggatccacacagcAGAGGAGCTCtacccctgcagtgagtgtgggaggCGCTTCACCACGAGGGGACACCTGACCACCCACCAGAGCATCCACACCGGAGAGAGGCCCTTCCAGTGCGACGAGTGCGGACGGTGCTTCCGGCTGGAGATATGTCTGGCTGCCCACCGGAAGACACACACCAAAGGCGGTCCGTATATCTGTGTCCACTGTGGGAAGAGTCTGAGCACACGCATCTACTTCAGCATCCACATGAGAACCCACAAGGAAAAGCGGCCGTACGCCTGCACCGAGTGTGGGAAGAGCTTTGTGAAGAAGGGGACGCTGACGGCACACAAGGAGATACACAAACGGGATAAGCCTTTCAAGTGCTCCGACTGCAGCCGGTGCTTTGGCCAGAGTGCAACGCTGGTGGCTCACCAGAAAATCCACCTCCGCGGCGGGCCGTTCATATGCAccgagtgcgggaaaagcttgaGCACCAAGAGGTATTTTAATGTCCACCAGAGGAACCACGCAAAGCAGAGGCTACAGGAAGCCACTGGCCATGTAAATGGCATGCCTCTCCGGGTCATCCAGATTAAAGAGGAACCGGATGTGGCCTTCAAACAAGAGGATAGTTTTAGCCTGGGGAAGAACGTTACAGTACCAGGAGCTCACTCAGAGGACGGACCCCAGGAAGGTACTGACTGTGGAACGCAGTCCAGCCCAAAGATCCTTGTTGGCACTCCGTGGGGAATCCAGACTAAGGAGGAACCAGACACATACCCCGAACACGAGAGAGACAACATTACAGTAGTGCACCAGAACTCTTACATCAAGGAAGAACCACAGACCAACCCTGACTATGACAACCAATTCAATCCAAAGATGCCTCTCTTTCCTCCATGGGGAATCCAGGCTACAAAGGAAGCTGGGGTGGACAACGAACACCAGAGGGATGTCACTATGATCGGCAATCTTGCGGCACGCCAGAAACCCCGCATCAAGGAAGAACCACAGGAGAGCGCAGACCATGGAAGCAACTTCAGTCAAAAGACATCTCTTGGCATCATCCAGAGGATCCAGATTAAAGAGGGAGCCGGGGTGGATGGCGAACATGGGGAAAGctgcagcccaaagaaaaaaCATAGAAAACGCCAGAGAACCAGCAAAGAGGGGACTCCTGGTGCATGTACCGAGAGCCGGGCAAACACAAAATGCAAGAAAAATCCCTTGACGAAGAACAGCCCCAAAGCGGAGAGGATATTTCCGTGTCccgagtgtgggaaaaacttcaaCCAGAAGTCGAATCTTACTAGGCACCGGAAGATCCACACCAGCGAGGGGCCTTATAAGTGCAACGAGTGCGGGGAGAGTTTCCGGATGAACAGGAAGCTTATcaggcatcagagaatccacatgAGCGAGCCCTTTAAATGcaccgagtgtgggaaaagcttcacccAGAGGTCGAACCTCGTGAGGCACCAGCGGATCCACACCAGGGAGGAGCCGTACAAATGTCCCGAATGCGAGAAGACCTTCAATCAGAAGGCCAACCTCTTCAGGCACCAGACGATCCACATCAGGATGGGACCGTGCAAATGCACCaagtgtgggaaatgcttcactCAGAAGAAAAACCTCATTAGACACCAGACGCTGCACTCCAGGGGCGGGGCTTATAAATGCACGGTGTGTGGGAAACGGTACAGGCTGAAGAAATATCTGAGAAGGCACCAGAAAATCCACATGAGGGAGGGACCCACCGGGCGTGCAAAGCGGGGGGAAAAGCTGGGGGCACCAGGGAGCGTTAGCAACCACCCTCAGATGCACCCAGAACGAAAAGCACTCCCGGCTGTGAAGAGTGAGGAAAGCTTAACATGTGAGGGCAACCTCTAG